In Thermococcus gorgonarius, the genomic window CCGTTGGCCTGACTCCTCTTCTCACTCGGTGTTATATCCGGCATGAAGGCAATGACCGGAGAGCGGAAGAGCGCCATGAAGAAGTTCATGAAGACTATCGTCCCCATGAAGAGGGCCAAACTGCCGTGCTCCCTGGCTATCGGGATGAGCGCAAACATGATCGCCGCAGATGGGGCGCCGAGAAGGATGTATGGTTTCCTCCTGCCGAGTCTCGTCCGAGTCATGTCGCTGAGCGCACCAAGGAACGGGAGCAGTAGAACCGCGAACAGGTTGTCGATGGTCATGATGAAGCCCGTCACCGTTTTGTTCATGCCAAAGGTGTCCTGCAGGAAGATTGGTATGTAGGCGTTGTAGAGGGCCCAGATGATGCTTATACCGAAGAAACCGAAGCCGAGCAGGAATATCCTTGAGTATTTGAACTCCACATTTCCACCCCCAAATTCGGTATCGGCGATTGAAACAGTGTGGAAATTTGGGGGAGGAAACTTTTAAGGGTTGCCAGCTCATCTCTGAACGATGAGAGCAGGAACAGAATTGAACAATGAAAGTACTCTGATACTGGGTCACAGGGGCTTCAAAGGGCCGTTGGAGAACACCCTTCCAGCTTTTAGAAGGGCTTTACTGTACGCCGACGGAGTGGAGTTCGACGTCAGGGTTACCGGCGATGGAAAACTCGTTGTCCACCACGATGAAGGTTTCTGGAGTGATGGTCTCTTTTACAGGATAAATGGCCTGAGTCTCAGGGAATTGAGGAGTATCCATCCCCTCGGAAAGCTCATTCCCAGAGTGAAGAACATTTTCAGGGCCTTCAGAAACTCGTTTTTCGACGCTGATGTTAAAGAACCAGAGGCCGTTGAACCCCTCCTAAAACTCGTCGAGAGGTTCAGCGTTGCAGGTCGCGTCGTATTCTCTTCAGAGAACCCTGGAATCGTTAAGGCCCTTTTAAGGGAGTGCCCCGACTGCCGCGTGGGCTTTTCCATAGTCGGCTACTCTTCCCTCACGTGGATCCCGAGGATTAAAGGTCTCTACTCCCTTCACGTGCCGATAGATGCAGTTTCTTACATTGGCTACCACACTTTTGTCGCTTTGCTTAGGGCTCTGCGTAAGAGGGGCCTGAGAATATACCTCTGGAACTATCAGATGAACGAGCTGGAATGGGTGCCAAGGCTTTGGAGGTTTGCCGACGCTCTCATTTTGGACAACCCTGCGTGGGTAAAGAAAGGTTTTTACGGGTATGGTGCACTCTCCTCTGGCGATACCTATGACGGGCTGGGAATCAGATAGAGTGCTCGTTCTCGGCCACAGGGGCTACTCCGCGAAGTACCCGGAGAACAGTCTCCTCGCCTTCAGAAAGGCCATCGAAGCTGGTGCCGATGGAATCGAGCTCGACGTCTGGCTCAGTAAGGACGGAAGAGTTGTCATAATGCACGACGAGACCATTGACAGGACGAGCAACATGACCGGAAGACAGAAGGACATGACGCTTGAGGAGCTCAAGAAGGCCGATATAGGCATGGGGGAGAGGATTCCGACGCTGGAGGAGGTCTTTGAGGTCCTGTCCGATAATGCCCTAATCAACATCGAGCTCAAGGACAGAGACGCCGCCGGCGAGGTTGCAAGAATAGTAAAGGAGAACAACCCAGGGAGGGTCTTGATTTCCTCCTTTGACGTTGATGCACTCAGGGAGTACCGGAAGTTTGACGGGAAAACAAGGATGGGACTGCTGATAGACAGAGAGGATGTCGTTCCACTCATCCCGAAGCTTAAGGATGAACTAAACCTGTGGTCAATTAACATCCCAATAGAGGCTATACCCCTCCTCGGTCTTGAAAAAACTGTTCAGGCGATTAAATGGGCCCGTTCCCTAGGTCTCAAGGTCGTTCTTTGGACGGAAAATGACGACCTCTTTTACCTCAACGACAACCTCGCGAAGCTTACGGGACTCTTCGAGGTGGTCATAGTCAACGACGTCGAGCGGATGATTGATTACCTCAGGAAACTCGGGCTCAGGTAAATTTTAAAAAAGTTCGCATTTTTACTTTTCTTGGTGGTTTGGGTGGATTCCAGGTGGATTCTCACTTTGATTGCAACAGTGCTTTTGGTTTCCCTTCTGATACCCGGCGAGGTTTACAGCCCTCCAAACGTTCCTTATCTCAAAGAGAACTACGATGTCTATCAGGAGGTTCCCAGCAGGGTCGCAACCCTTCTGTGCGGGGCAGAAACGAGAGAATACTATGAATACCTCGTGAACTGGACCCTCGGGTTCCCCCACTACCATGTGTACTGGGGAGCAGGGGGAAGCTTAAGGACGACTATCGTCGTTGGGAATTGGAGTTCCTTCAAGAAAAGCCTTCCATACGGATGCGAAATCATCTCTCTAAAGGAACTTTCAAAGGAACCAACCATCTCCCATGACCTGGCCCTCTACAACGCTTCGCTCATCCTTGAGAACCTGACGAAGGGAACCCCTGACTACGAAAAACTAAAGCCCTTCTTCTCCTTTGCGTCTTACTCCCCCCAGGATTCTGAGATTCCAAAAACGAACAACACCCACGTTGAAGTAATACTTATCGGTACCGGAGACACGGAATTCGTCTGGAAGCCATTCGTTTTTGTGTGGGCTATCGTCATGGCCTTAAGCGCTGTCAGCCTTTTTACCTCTTGGAAACGCAAGAAGAAGGCCATCTTTGTCTCATTTGTGATTATTCTCCTCCTTGGGGCTTTCTTCGTCGGGAAAGTCCTTTACCTGGAGCATGAGAAAGCCGAGTGGAACCGCAACGTTGCGTCCGTCCTTTCGCTTAAAGGGATGGGTGGAGAGTGCTGGCCCGTTGTGGGGGTCATAAACGTCCCCTCTGATTCGAGCGCGGACAGCATACCCCGGGCGCTTCAACTGATAAACGAGAGCCACG contains:
- a CDS encoding glycerophosphodiester phosphodiesterase family protein, which codes for MRAGTELNNESTLILGHRGFKGPLENTLPAFRRALLYADGVEFDVRVTGDGKLVVHHDEGFWSDGLFYRINGLSLRELRSIHPLGKLIPRVKNIFRAFRNSFFDADVKEPEAVEPLLKLVERFSVAGRVVFSSENPGIVKALLRECPDCRVGFSIVGYSSLTWIPRIKGLYSLHVPIDAVSYIGYHTFVALLRALRKRGLRIYLWNYQMNELEWVPRLWRFADALILDNPAWVKKGFYGYGALSSGDTYDGLGIR
- a CDS encoding glycerophosphodiester phosphodiesterase family protein, whose translation is MVHSPLAIPMTGWESDRVLVLGHRGYSAKYPENSLLAFRKAIEAGADGIELDVWLSKDGRVVIMHDETIDRTSNMTGRQKDMTLEELKKADIGMGERIPTLEEVFEVLSDNALINIELKDRDAAGEVARIVKENNPGRVLISSFDVDALREYRKFDGKTRMGLLIDREDVVPLIPKLKDELNLWSINIPIEAIPLLGLEKTVQAIKWARSLGLKVVLWTENDDLFYLNDNLAKLTGLFEVVIVNDVERMIDYLRKLGLR